Below is a window of Candidatus Viadribacter manganicus DNA.
GCGGCAAGAGCCGCGTGTCGGCGCCGCGGCGCCAAAGCGCATAGGTGAGCACAATCAACACCAGCGCAAAGATCGACCAATAGAGCTGGAACCAAGCAACGCCGATCCAATAATGACTGTGCTCGTTCATCTCCGAGAGCGGCGCACTCGGCGTGGCGCCGTAGAGATAGAGATTGTGATCGAAACCCAATTGCGAAAGCGTGATAGTGCCGATGAGATAGACCAGCATCACGCCCCAGCCGATGAATTTGTGGGGCGTCAACACTTGCGCAAATATGGCGAGCGCCGCGAACGTGAAGCATGAAAAGAGCGACGGCAGTACGTACCAGAGCATGTACTGGCCGATATTGAAGGCGCCAAAACCCTTCAGCATCTGCACAAGAACGCCCGCGACCACGCTGACGCCAATGCACGCGGCGAGCACCGCAAAAAGCGCCAACACCTTGGGCGCAGCGAATGTCCAATCGGGCGCGGGCGTCGTGTCAACGATTTCATGCATCCGCTTTTCGCGGTCACGCCACACCAGCTCACCAGCATAATAGGTAGCGATGATGATCGGAAAGATCGTGAAGCTGCCCATCAGAGCCTGCGTCATCAGCATCGTCACCGGATAGACGATGATGTCGCCGCGGATCGTGTCAGCATACCAAAGAGCGCCGTAGGCATTGAGCAGGCCCACCATCAAGAGCACGATGAAGGCGGGTCCCCTCAACACATAGCCGAACTCAAAGCGCGCGCGCGCCAGGACTTGCGACAAGGCGGCGCCAACAGAGAAACTGCGACGCGCGGCATGACCTGCGCTCGCAAGCAGCGGATCGGACGGTGTTTGCGCGTCAAGCTTGGCGCGCTTGCGGCTGGCCTTCGAGCCCTTCGAGGAAAATGAGAACAGCAGGTAGGCTGCGCCAAGCGAGACAAGCGCGACGCCCATCCAGATGCCGCGATTGATCAGCCATTGGCTTGAGAGCGGCGGCAATAAAGTATTGCGCTCTGCCGCGGTCCAATAGCGCGTCTCTTGGACAATAGCGCCCAAGCCGTAGGGCTCGAGCAGCGTAACCAGATCTTCGTGCTCAGGCCGGTTGAAGATGCCCTGCATTACAAAATAGAGCACGAGGAAAACAACAAGACCGATATAGCTGCCCATCATCGAGCGCGTGAGGGTCGCGAGCGCGAAAAACATGCACGCGCACAGGAACAATGTCGGCACGCCAGCGACGAAGTACCCGTAAAGATAGTGCATGGGGACAAACGGCCCCATCGTCTCGGGATCGACCCACGGCATGAACGAGCCAACCATCATGCCGATGGGTACGGCGGTCAGCACGATCATGCTGGCCATAAACGCGCCGGTGAAACGCCCGAACAAATAGTCGAACTTGGTCATGCGCGTCGATTGAATGATCGGGCCAAAGCCCGTCTCCACGTCACGCAAGATGACGTTGGCCACGAAGGCGACGACGACGAACTGGGCGAATATCGCCATCACCGCCGTCGACATGATGATCGAGAACGGGCTGTTCTCGTGAATATTGCCGCCTCCGCCCCCGATCGAGACATTGTCGCTTGAGACCGCAAAGAACGTCATCAGGAAGAAGAACAGAAAGACGATCCAGAGCACGGGGCTCTTCAGCTGGTAGCGAAGCTCGAAGCCGGCGATTTTTCCGAACATAATCTGGCTCCGCGTTAAGCTGCAGCGCGCGAAGCGGCGATCTTGGAGAAATAGACGTCCTCAAGCCCGCCTTCGACGGGCGCGAAGTCCGGCCCAGGCTGCGTTGGCGAAAGCACGTGGATGACGGTGCGCCCGCCAACGAGGCGTTCGGAAATGACGGTGTGCTGGGCGCGCACTGTATCTAACGCCTCGCGCGCTATTGTCGTGCGCCACACCTGGCCCTGCACTGACTGGCGCAATTGCTCGGGCGCGCCTTCGCTGACGACTTTGCCGCCAGCGAGGATCGCCATCTTCGAGCAGAGCTGAGCGACGTCTTCAACAATGTGGGTTGAGAGAATGACGACGACTTCATCGCCGATCGCGGCGAGCAGATTGAGAAAGCGGTTGCGCTCTTCAGGATCAAGGCCGGCTGTGGGTTCATCGACGATCACAAGCTTCGGTTGACCGATCAGCGCTTGGGCAATGCCGAAGCGCTGGCGCATGCCGCCTGAATAGCCCGAGAGCGCCTTCTTGCGCACGTTCCAAAGATTGACTTGGTTCAAGAGCGCGTTGACGGTTTCGCGGCGCTCTTTGCCGTTGGCGATGCCCTTTAAGACAGCGAGGTGATCAAGCATCGCTTCAGCACTGACGCGCGGATAGACGCCGAAATCCTGTGGCAGGTAGCCCAGCGTCCGACGCAACAGATCGGGTTGTTTGATGACGTCGATGTCGCCGAAGCGGACGGCGCCGGAACTCGGCGTCTGGAGCGTCGCCACCACGCGCATCAAGGTCGATTTGCCGGCGCCGTTCGGTCCCAAGAGACCAAACATCCCGGTTCCAATCGATAGCCTCACATCGTCCAGAGCAACCACGCCGTTCGGATAGCGGTGTGTGAGGTTCTCAATGTGCAGCATGGCGGTTCCCCGTTCGAGAGGCATCGACCCGCCTCTACTTTATCGATCTTCAATAATTTCGGCGCCCAAGGTCAAGCTATTTTATCGTTTAGCGATATAGGCGCGTATCGAGGCGACGAACGGCAGCCTTGGCGAGGTTTGACGTGAGCAGGTTGGATCAGATCCGCCGGATCTTGGATTTCGTCACGTAGATCCCCCCGACCGCACGCGCCGGAAGAACAACGAACCAACATCCTCTGACTCGATGCGAAGACCAACTGGCCTTCCGGCAGCGTCGCGAACAAACGTGAGAGAGGGAACGAACCACTTGTCTGAGGAAAATGCGTCGGCTTGCTGCCGCGTTAGCCGGATATCACCCGCGGCGCGATGCCGTGCGACGATGCTTTGTCCAACCTGAAAGATTTCGTAGTCAGCCTCGATCTCATCGGAATGATATCGTCCTACAAGCTCCGCAATCTCACCGTTACTAAGAACGGCCTGCGTCGAGGGCACATAATCGTCTGTTGGCGCTTCAATCGGTCCGGGCGCAATCCCCAAAAAGAGGTTTTCGATGACACGCACGCGCTCATAGGTCGCGTCATTCCCGTCATTAGCTAGATAGATGACGCGAACATGATCGTCGGGAAAATCATGGACCGATGTTCTAAAGCCCGCCGCCAATCCCTGATGACCGACCATTGCATGATCGCCGCGCCGGCCATGCCAATTGCCGAAGACATAATCTGTCTCAGTTCCCGTCGGCGAGGCCGAAGCCTGCGTGACAAGCCGCTGCACTTGCCCGCCCCCCAACGGATCAGTCCGATAGTTCTCGATCCAGCGTTGCAGATCATGTGCGCTGCACGCGAGAC
It encodes the following:
- a CDS encoding ABC transporter ATP-binding protein; the protein is MLHIENLTHRYPNGVVALDDVRLSIGTGMFGLLGPNGAGKSTLMRVVATLQTPSSGAVRFGDIDVIKQPDLLRRTLGYLPQDFGVYPRVSAEAMLDHLAVLKGIANGKERRETVNALLNQVNLWNVRKKALSGYSGGMRQRFGIAQALIGQPKLVIVDEPTAGLDPEERNRFLNLLAAIGDEVVVILSTHIVEDVAQLCSKMAILAGGKVVSEGAPEQLRQSVQGQVWRTTIAREALDTVRAQHTVISERLVGGRTVIHVLSPTQPGPDFAPVEGGLEDVYFSKIAASRAAA